CATTGGAGGCAAAGGCACCGGCACCGGCATCTGTTTCTACGAAAACATGGGCTACCTGCATATTTTTCAGTTGTTTGACTGCTTCGGGCAGCAAGGATACGCGGTTTTCGTCTCCGGTTTCTTTTAAAATACCAATGGTCATCATGGTTGCGGATTAATTTTTAACATTGAAAAAGAAAAAAACAGCAGGCTGATAACTACGCATCTGAAAGACCCGGCGGCGTAATTATCTGAGGAGTTGTTTTAAAATGGAGTTGATAAGATGGTTTTGGGCTGCAAAAATATAAAAAAACGATTAGGGCAAAGGCACTTCGTGCTAAATTTGGTCAAAAGTTGACTTTTTTTACCCCATCCCGTCCGGTTCGGGCTTTTTGTGTTTCCACCGTCGGTGGGTCCAAAGCCAGTCTTCCGGCTTATTTTTGACAATTTGTTCCAAAAGGCTCATATACTTTTGAGTGATTTCACCTTCGGCATAGTCTTTCGGGTTTTCGGCCAAAGGTATTAACTCAATATTATAGTATCCCCGTTTGATTCGCTCGACGCGGACGTAATAAACCGGCAAATTGTTGTTGTGCGCATGCTTTTCGGGGCCATAAGGACAGGCTGTGTCCTGATCAAAATACTTTACCCAATATGCCTTTTTGATGCTGCCCGGGTTTTGGTCTGCTAAAAAAGTAACGGCAATGGTTTGGTGCCGGTGTTGTTCAAAGGTGAGCGAAGTCTGATGGTTTGGGACAAATTTCATCCCGAATGTTTCGCGTGATTTCAGCCCATAGGCGTTGATATATGGGTTTGCGAGCGGACGGAAAATGGTGATGGCTTTTTGCCGGGCATACAACCCCACTGCGGCACACCATTCCCAGTTTGCATAATGGGCGCAAATGGCAATGAAACTTTGGTTTCGCTCATACAAATCATTGGCAAGGCCGGTGCTGAGAAAATTTGCCCTTTTTTTGATTTCTTTGGCAGAAAGATGGAAGGTTTTGATGCTTTCGAGGGTGATGTCGCAAAAATTGCGGTAAAATTTCCATGCGATATTCTGAATTTCAATTTCGGTTTTTGCCGGAAAACACCGCCTCAGATTGGCTAAAACTATTTTTTTGCGATAGCCGAACACATGAAACATCAAAAACCGCAAGATGTCCGACACCCCATAGAGCAGTGGGAAGGGGATGCGGGAAATAATAAAAACTGCAAACCTGAACAACAGGTATCCTATATAAGCCACTGGGGATTTTGGTAAGTTAAAAGCTAAAAGTGAAAAACTAAAAGTGAAAACTATGCCTTCCTAAAATAGGTTGACCTTTTTAGTAAATTATAAAGCAAATGTTAGAGGCAATTGATTTGTTATTTGTTCATTTTTCTTAGTTGTGTAAATACTAAGGCCTGGTCTTGGGCTGCTTGTTTCTGTTAATAAAATAGGTTTCAAATTGATTGGGAGTCATTCTATTTGGCAGGCTTTGGTGCTTTCGGTTCTGGTTGTAAATATGGACTGCTTTTTACCCCAACAAAAAAAAAATTACTCAATCAGGAACAACAATGACTTCTTTTTGTAACTTGTCCTCGATAACAGTACAACTAAACATTATTCAATCACCCCAAATGCTTACCGCCTATGCCATACTCAAATATTGATGTAGAATTTACAGAACTCGAAAAAACCAATCTGGAAGCTGCTATTACCACCATCAAAACTATTTTGACAGATAAAGTTGTCAATCTGACCCCTGAAGAACGGCAGCAATTGTATAAAATGCGTAGCCAAAGAGCATCTTTTGCCCAACGTTCGATGATGTATGCCTTAAGCAACCCTCATTTAATCCCTGCTTATGCCAATTATGCCGGCGCAGTTAAAGATTATGACTATTATTTGCTCTCCCTCGACTGGGCACAAAAGCTTCTTGGAATTGCCGAAAGTCTGGACGACACCAACAAAGCCGTTGGCTCTGAAGTTTTGCAGTTCTGCCTTATTTTTTACAATAACGTTAAAGAAGCCGCACGCCATAACGTTCCCGGAAGCACCACTATTTACGAAGACCTGAACACTTATTTTGACCTTCCTCCCCGACCCGAGGATGATGTCGAAGAACCTTAGTAAAACTATGTTATGCTCATCAACATAGCGGTTTTTTTCATAAAAAATAACCCCGCCTTTCCCAATAAGGCGGTTTTTTTTTGCCCTTTCGTCAAACAATAGTTCGTTATCTATCTGTGAACTATCGTCATCATCTGCCTTTACAAAATCGTGATAAAGTTGGGTCATCAATTTGACCGCGAAACCTTATACCGCTTCACTAACAAAAATGACCTACCCCCCGAACCCTCTAAAGGCTAATCCTGCAGGGGTTGATTAACCTTATTTCCTCAGTAACAACCTGTCATTAAGTAATTTCCCAACCTTATTACCTTTTTCATATAATAATACCAACTCTAATTTGATTTTGCACCATCAATTACTGACGAACGTCTTTAAATTCCCCTCCTATCCCACTTGAGTTAATCTTGCAGGGGTTTGGTTGGTGTGCCGGCTTTTGCCGGAATTGAGGATGCTTCGGAGTACCGGTGCTTTATTGCTTTATTCGGCAATAATTAATCACAGAGGTTCGCAGAGGCAGCACAGAGAACCACAGAGTATATTATTTTTCTCTGTGCAAAAATCTTCGGGAGAAAAACCTCTACAAGATTAGCACTTGAGGGGGGGGGCAGGGGGTGTCGGGTTAGGGTGGGTTCTTTTAGATAGTGAAGTGGTATAACCTTATTACCTCAGTAACAACCTTTCATCAAGTAATTTCCCAACCTTATTACCTTTTTCATATAATAATACCAGCTCTGATTTGATTTTGCACCATCAATTACTGACGAACGTCTTTAAATTCCCCTCCTATCCCACTTGAGTTAATCTTGCAGGGGTTTGGTTGGTGTGCCGGCTTTTGCCGGAATTGAGGATGCTTCGGAGTACCGGTGCTTTATTGCTTTATTCCCGGCAATTATTTATCACAGAGGTTCGCAGAGGCAGCACAGAGAACCACAGAGTATATTATTTTTCTCTGTGCAAAAATCTTCGGGAGAAAAACCTCTACAAGATTAGCACTTGAGGGGGGCAGGGGGTGTCGGGTTAGGGGCGGGTTCTATTAGATAGTGAAGTGGTATAACCTTATTACCTCAGTAACAACCTGTCATTAAGTAATTTCCCAACCTTATTACCTTTTTCATATAATAATACCAACTCTGATTTGATTTTGCACCATCAATTACTGACGAACGTCTTTAAATTCCCCTCCTATCCCACTTGAGTTAATCTTGCAGGGGTTTGGTTGGTGTGCCGGCTTTTGCCGGAATTGAGGATGCTTCGGAGTACCGGTGCTTTATTGCTTTATTCCCGGCAATTATTAATCACAGAGGTTCGCAGAGGCAGCACAGAGAACCACAGAGTATATTATTTTTCTCTGTGCAAAAATCTTCGGGAGAAAAACCTCTACAAGATTAGCACTTGAGGGGGGGCAGGGGGGTGTCGGGTTAGGGGCGGGTTCTATTAGATAGTGAAGTGGTATAACCTTATTACCTCAGTAACAACCTGTCATTAAGTAATTTCCCAACCTTATTACCTTTTTCATATAATAATACCAACTCTAATTTGATTTTGCACCATCAATTACTGACGAACGTCTTTAAATTCCCCTCCTATCCCACTTGAGTTAATCTTGCAGGGGTTTGGTTGGTGTGCCGGCTTTTGCCGGAATTGAGGATGCTTCGGAGTACCGGTGCTTTATTGCTTTATTCCCGGCAATAATTAATCACAGAGGTTCGCAGAGGCAGCACAGAGAACCACAGAGTATATTATTTTTCTCTGTGCAAAAATCTTCGGGAGAAAAACCTCTACAAGATTAGCACTTGAGGGGGGGCAGGGGGGTGTCGGGTTAGGGGTGGGTTCTTTTAGATAGTGAAGTGGTATAACCTTATTACCTCAGTAACAACCTTTCATCAAGTAATTTCCCAACCTTATTACCTTTTTCATATAATAATACCAGCTCTGATTTGATTTTGCACCATCAATTACTGACGAACGTCTTTAAATTCCCCTCCTATCCCACTTGAGTTAATCTTGCAGGGGTTTGGTTGGTGTGCCGGCTTTTGCCGGAATTGAGGATGCTTCGGAGTACCGGTGCTTTATTGCTTTATTCCCGGCAATTATTTATCACAGAGGTTCGCAGAGGCAGCACAGAGAACCACAGAGTATATTATTTTTCTCTGTGCAAAAATCTTCGGGAGAAAAACCTCTACAAGATTAGCACTTGAGGGGGGGCAGGGGGGTGTCGGGTTAGGGGCGGGTTCTATTAGATAGTGAAGTGGTATAACCTTATTACCTCAGTAACAACCTGTCATTAAGTAATTTCCCAACCTTATTACCTTTTTCATATAATAATACCAACTCTGATTTGATTTTGCACCATCAATTACTGACGAACGTCTTTAAATTCCCCTCCTATCCCACTTGAGTTAATCTTGCAGGGGTTTGGTTGGTGTGCCGGCTTTTGCCGGAATTGAGGATGCTTCGGAGTACCGGTGCTTTATTGCTTTATTCCCGGCAATTATTTATCACAGAGGTTCGCAGAGGCAGCACAGAGAACCACAGAGTATATTATTTTTCTCTGTGCAAAAATCTTCGGGAGAAAAACCTCTACAAGATTAGCACTTGAGGGGAGCAGGGGGGTGTCGGGTTAGGGGCGGGTTCTATTAGATAGTGAAGTGGTATAACCTTATTACCTCAGTAACAACCTTTCATCAAGTAATTTCCCAACCTTATTACCTTTTTCATATAATAATACCAACTCTAATTTGATTTTGCACCATCAATTACTGACGAACGTCTTTAAATTCCCCTCCTATCCCACTTGAGTTAATCTTGCAGGGGTTTGGTTGGTGTGCCGGCTTTGCCGGAATTGAGGATGCTTCGGAGTACCGGTGCTTTATTGCTTTATTCCCGGCAATTATTTATCACAGAGGTTCGCAGAGGCAGCACAGAGAACCACAGAGTATATTATTTTTCTCTGTGCAAAAATCTTCGGGAGAAAAACCTCTACAAGATTAGCACTTGAGGGGGGGCAGGGGGGTGTCGGGTTAGGGGCGGGTTCTATTAGATAGTGAAGTGGTATAACCTTATTACCTCAGTAACAACCTGTCATTAAGTAATTTCCCAACCTTATTACCTTTTTCATATAATAATACCAGCTCTGATTTGATTTTGCACCATCAATTACTGACGAACGTCTTTAAATTCCCCTCCTATCCCACTTGAGTTAATCTTGCAGGGGTTTGGTTGGTGTGCCGGCTTTTGCCGGAATTGAGGATGCTTCGGAGTATCGGTGCTTTATTGCTTTATTCCCGGCAATTATTAATCACAGAGGTTCGCAGAGGCAGCACAGAGAACCACAGAGTATATTATTTTTCTCTGTGCAAAAATCTTCGGGAGAAAAACCTCTACAAGATTAGCACTTGAGGGGGGCAGGGGGTGTCGGGTTAGGGGCGGGTTCTATTAGATAGTGAAGTGGTATAACCTTATTACCTTAGTAAAATATATAAAAAGTAAACTCACAAACCTTATTACCTTATAGAAATGAAAGCATAAAAAAGGGATGTATGCACTTCGGGCAATAAGATAATAAGGTTTTTTTTGAGTGTGTAATTAGTTGGTTACTAAGATATTAAGCTTTTAATCGCTTACGCCTTCCGAACCAAGCCAGGTAAATAGTTACGAACCCGTTTCATCTGCATTCAATTGGGGATTTTCGGCTTTAGCTTCGGCCGGTTTGGTTTTTTTTCGATGTGCTCCCGGCATCATCTCTTTCAGTTGTGAAAGGATATTATCGGTTCCGGGCACGTTTTGTT
This is a stretch of genomic DNA from Sphingobacteriales bacterium. It encodes these proteins:
- a CDS encoding lipid A biosynthesis acyltransferase, which gives rise to MAYIGYLLFRFAVFIISRIPFPLLYGVSDILRFLMFHVFGYRKKIVLANLRRCFPAKTEIEIQNIAWKFYRNFCDITLESIKTFHLSAKEIKKRANFLSTGLANDLYERNQSFIAICAHYANWEWCAAVGLYARQKAITIFRPLANPYINAYGLKSRETFGMKFVPNHQTSLTFEQHRHQTIAVTFLADQNPGSIKKAYWVKYFDQDTACPYGPEKHAHNNNLPVYYVRVERIKRGYYNIELIPLAENPKDYAEGEITQKYMSLLEQIVKNKPEDWLWTHRRWKHKKPEPDGMG